In Mesorhizobium sp. J428, the genomic window GCGGGCGCGCGCCAGGTGATTGCGGCGGAAATCGACCCGCTCGGTGCTGCGGCCATATCGCTCAACGCGGATGCGAATGGTGTGGCCCTAGATATTATCGGGGACGATCTTGTCGATGCTGCACTTCCCGACATCGACGTCGTGCTGGCCGGCGACACGTTCTACGACGCGGCATTGGGCGCACGCGCAACGGGCTTCCTCGGCCGCTGCCTCGATGCAGGGGCGCGTATCCTGGTCGGCGATCCAGGCCGGCCCCATCTGCCGCTGCAACGCCTGCGCGAACTTGCCCGCTATCCGGTCGGCGATTTCGGCGACGGCGTGTCATCGATCGCGCCGGGGGTCGTCTATGCTTTTGGGCGCCTCGAGGCGGGCGAGGGGGCTTCGCGCGACGGATAGCGGCACATGCCACAATTCGGCCGTTGTCGGTATCCGATCTGGCGGGATGAAGCAGGACAGTCGATCACGCCTCAATTGCCCGTTGGCTCTCTCGCACCTTTCCTCGGTGCCGTGTGGTGCATGTCGGCGCGACGCGCTGATTCGTCTTTGACCGATGCGGGCGGCGGTCCTGCCAGAGAGCCAGGACGGCTGGCGCAGCCCCGTCGCGTCCGTGGCGCTGCACCTGGTGGCCATCGCCCCGCTGGTCTTCGTCGCGCCCCGGCCGCAGGCTCCTCCGGACACTGAACCGTCCGTCTCGGTCGAGATCGTCGCTCCGCCGCGACGGACACTGCCAGAGGAAGCGCCGGCGCGCCCTTCGACGCCTGACAGAGCAGATGCTACGGGTCTGCCCGGCCGGAACCTCGAAGCGGCAATTCCCGACGTCCCGCCGCAGGCGCCTCGCGCGGGCTCCCAGGCACCGCCGATGGTGCGGGCCGAAAGAATGCTGTCGCAAAGTGTTCTGGCGGATCCTCGCAGTGGCGCCGCGAGACGCGAATTGCGATCGCTGGCAGTCGAGGAACGCGCGGTGCAGCTGTGCGGCATCGAGGCGATGGAACAGGTGCATGCGTGGAAGAAAGAACTCCTTCCCGAAGCGGTGGTCGCCTATGCCACGAAAGGCCTGAAGATCCGCGGCGGTTCGATCATCGCCGATGGTGCCGCGTTCTTCAGCGGAAGCGACTGGTATCGACTTCGCTTCGAGTGCGATGTCCGGGACGACAAAGTCGTCTCCTTCGCTTATTCGGCGGGTGATCCGATACCTCGATCGGAATGGGAGGCATATAGTCTCCCGGAACAGGTGCAGGACGACGACTAGAGGCTGCGCCCCAAGCGGTTTCGGGCTCGTTCGCTGTTGCACCGGGTGGGAATGTTCACCATCTTAGGCTATAGATTGATCATTCCGCAGGCCTTGAACCTGCCGAGAGTGGAGACTTTGGAATGGGCCGTTTTGCAATCATGACCATGACCGACGCTGCGGCGGAGCGGGTCAAGGAGATCGTCTCGTCGCGCGACAACGCCAGGGGTGTGCGCGTCGGGGTCAAGAAAGGCGGCTGCGCGGGCATGGAATATACGGTCGACCTCGTGACCGAGCCCAACGCCAAGGACGACCATATTGAGCGCGCAGGCGCCGATGTCTGGGTCGCGCCGGAGGCAGCACTTTATCTGCTCGGCACGGAGATGGACTTCGAGGTGACGACGCTGCGCACCGGCTTCACCTTCCGCAATCCGAACCAGAGCTCGGCCTGCGGCTGCGGCGAATCGGTGGAGCTCAAGCCCGCCGACCTCAAGGCGCTCGCCGAAGCCCGCGCCAACGCGGCCTGATCGATTTTCGGCCGCGCGCATCCAATCGCGCGCGGAGACGTTGCTGTCGACAATGAAGGAGACGGCCATGGCAGACATCAGCAGCATCAGAGAACATGCCGAGGTCATCGGCGCCGACGGGGGCACATGTCGGCACCGTCGATCATGTCGAGGGAAACCGCATCAAGCTGACGAAAGCCGACAGCGGCATGGGCTCTCATAAAGGCCATCATCACTATGTCCCGCTGGCGCTCGTCGCCGAGATCGAGGACGGCAAGGTGCGGCTGTCGGCCAATTCCGACGTCGCGGTCACCTTCGAAGAGGAGGCGGGCGGCGGCCCTGCCACCTGAGGCCTTTACGAGAATACGGGCGCGGACAGCCCGCCGTTTCCGGCCTCAATCGATCCATTCTCCGTTCCGCCGGTGCCAGTCTGCGATCGATTCCTCAGGATAGAGTTCGAAGCTCAGGTCGCCCTTGCGGATGTCCGGCTCGACCCAGCTCGCCTTGTATTTGAGCATCAGGTGGACGCTCGATTTCGGCACCGGCAGTTCGCTGTCGATGGCCGAGGCGAAGGGATGCACCAGGTCCGGCCACGTGGGGTCATAGAGCCAGAGCGCGGAGCCGCAAGCGCGACAGAAACGACGCTCGCCGGTCGAGATCTCACAATGCGGATGCTCGTCGTCATGGATCTCGGCCCTGTAGAGGCCGAGACGGCGAGCGCCCTTGACCTTCAGCGTCCGCGACAACGCGCCGAGATTGATCGCATATCCTCCGCCGCCCTGCTGCTTGCGGCAGATCGAGCAGTAGCAGCGCTGGTAGGGAACCGGCGTGTGGCTGTCGACCTCGAACGAGACGGCCCCGCATCTGCACGAGCCCTTCAACATCACCGGCATCGCTGCGCTCCTTTCAGCCTAACTCTCCCCGACAGAAGTAGCGGCTGTCCGTGACATGGCAAGCGGACTCGGCCATCATCAGCCGATGGACCAGGACCATCTGCGCGATCTCTTCGAAGGCGTCGAGCCGATCACGTTCCGACGCATGTTCGGCGGACTGGGCATCTATCGCGACGGCATCATCTTCGCCGTCGTGCTGCGCGACAAGCTGATGCTCAAAGGCGACGAGGAGGTGGCGGGCGATTACGAGGCGGCCGGGATGCAGCGCTGGCAATATGTCGGCACGCGGCACGGCAAGACGGTGGCGATGCCCTACTGGACCGCTCCCGACAGCGCCATGGATGATCCGGACGAGATGACAGGCTGGGCGCGCAAGGCGATCGAGGCGGCACGACGTGCCGCGGCGAAGGCCTAAAGCGCGTCGCGATCTTTCAGATTCGCTCCTTGCGCTTTAGGTTCTTGATTCCACGCATGTCTTTGTCCCGAAACCGGTTCCCACTTTCGGGAGACATGCTTTAGACCTTCGCCGACACCTTCATGAAGGCCGGCATGTCGTCGCCGAAGCCGATCGTGCCGTCATCGAGATCGTCGTCGCGGCGACGGGGGCGATCCTCTCCTGCGGGGCCGGTGTTCCTCCTCCCGGCGAGGGCGGTTGTCGTTGCGGGCCGGCTGCGGCTTGTGCTCCTCGCGCGGCCTGGGGGCCGGCTCGGATCTCTCGGCGCGGGGTGCCGGCA contains:
- a CDS encoding TfoX/Sxy family protein; the protein is MASGLGHHQPMDQDHLRDLFEGVEPITFRRMFGGLGIYRDGIIFAVVLRDKLMLKGDEEVAGDYEAAGMQRWQYVGTRHGKTVAMPYWTAPDSAMDDPDEMTGWARKAIEAARRAAAKA
- a CDS encoding GFA family protein, encoding MPVMLKGSCRCGAVSFEVDSHTPVPYQRCYCSICRKQQGGGGYAINLGALSRTLKVKGARRLGLYRAEIHDDEHPHCEISTGERRFCRACGSALWLYDPTWPDLVHPFASAIDSELPVPKSSVHLMLKYKASWVEPDIRKGDLSFELYPEESIADWHRRNGEWID
- the sufA gene encoding Fe-S cluster assembly scaffold SufA, with the protein product MGRFAIMTMTDAAAERVKEIVSSRDNARGVRVGVKKGGCAGMEYTVDLVTEPNAKDDHIERAGADVWVAPEAALYLLGTEMDFEVTTLRTGFTFRNPNQSSACGCGESVELKPADLKALAEARANAA
- a CDS encoding methyltransferase, with the protein product MHFIRANLPLTAVPSRPDIRLHLATPSSGLSRLLGEVSPSPYWAFCWGGGLAIARHLLDHPDLVRGERVLDFGSGSGLVAIAAAKAGARQVIAAEIDPLGAAAISLNADANGVALDIIGDDLVDAALPDIDVVLAGDTFYDAALGARATGFLGRCLDAGARILVGDPGRPHLPLQRLRELARYPVGDFGDGVSSIAPGVVYAFGRLEAGEGASRDG
- a CDS encoding DUF930 domain-containing protein, which codes for MRAAVLPESQDGWRSPVASVALHLVAIAPLVFVAPRPQAPPDTEPSVSVEIVAPPRRTLPEEAPARPSTPDRADATGLPGRNLEAAIPDVPPQAPRAGSQAPPMVRAERMLSQSVLADPRSGAARRELRSLAVEERAVQLCGIEAMEQVHAWKKELLPEAVVAYATKGLKIRGGSIIADGAAFFSGSDWYRLRFECDVRDDKVVSFAYSAGDPIPRSEWEAYSLPEQVQDDD